Proteins encoded together in one Lathyrus oleraceus cultivar Zhongwan6 chromosome 5, CAAS_Psat_ZW6_1.0, whole genome shotgun sequence window:
- the LOC127085321 gene encoding pentatricopeptide repeat-containing protein At3g49710, which translates to MNQFPCTLPLQLQTFRTLLKQCIAQRDFLTGKSLHAFYIKSFIPHTTYLSNHFTLLYSKFGTFPNALTAFNLTNYPNVFSYNTVIHACAKHSLLHLARELFDQIPQPDLISYNTLIAAYARRGECGPALRVFKEVREVGLELDGFTLSGVISACFEDVGLVRQLHCFALLCGYDCYASVCNAVLACYGRLGRLHEARRVFQEMGEGCRDMVSWNAMIVACGQHREGLEALRLFGEMERMGLEVDMFTMASVLTAFTCLKDLAGGMQFHGKMIKSGFHRNSHVGSGLIDLYSKCAPCGMLECMKVFGEIPKPDLVLWNTMISGFSQHGDLSDDALLTFREMQRIGFCPDDCSFVCVISASSNLSSPSVGKQVHALAIKSDIPCNRLSVNNALVAMYSKCGNLHDARRIYDAMPEYNTVSLNSMIAGYAQHGVEVESLRLFELMLRQQIVPNNITFISVLSACAHTGKVEEGEKYFDMMKGKFGIEPESEHYSCMIDLLGRAGELEKAERIIETMPFNPGSIEWATLLGACRKHGNVELAVKAANKFLELEPCNAAPYVMLSNMYASGGRWEEAATLKRLMRERGVKKKPGCSWIEIDKKVHVFVAEDTSHPRIKEIHEYMGELLRKLKQAGYVADIRLALVKDGEVEAEEKERRLWHHSEKLAIAFGLISTEEGAPILVVKNLRICGDCHNAIKHISVISGREITVRDTHRFHCFKEGWCSCRDYW; encoded by the coding sequence ATGAACCAATTCCCATGCACACTCCCACTTCAGCTACAAACCTTTCGAACCCTTCTCAAACAATGCATAGCTCAAAGAGATTTCTTAACTGGAAAATCACTCCACGCTTTCTACATCAAGTCCTTCATTCCACACACAACTTACCTCTCCAACCATTTCACACTCCTCTATTCCAAATTCGGTACTTTTCCCAATGCTCTAACCGCTTTCAACCTCACCAACTACCCTAACGTCTTTTCTTATAACACCGTCATCCATGCTTGTGCTAAACACTCTCTCCTCCACCTCGCCCGCGAACTGTTCGATCAAATTCCCCAGCCGGATCTTATTTCTTATAACACCCTCATTGCGGCATATGCTCGTAGAGGCGAGTGTGGGCCGGCGTTGAGGGTGTTTAAGGAAGTTAGAGAGGTTGGGTTGGAGCTTGATGGATTCACGCTTTCTGGCGTGATTTCAGCCTGTTTTGAGGATGTTGGTCTTGTTAGGCAGTTGCATTGCTTTGCCTTGTTGTGTGGATATGATTGTTATGCTTCGGTGTGCAATGCGGTTCTTGCTTGTTACGGTAGATTGGGACGGTTGCACGAGGCACGACGGGTTTTTCAAGAAATGGGGGAGGGCTGTAGGGATATGGTTTCGTGGAATGCGATGATTGTGGCGTGTGGACAGCATCGGGAGGGATTGGAGGCGCTAAGGCTGTTTGGGGAGATGGAGAGGATGGGTTTGGAGGTCGACATGTTCACCATGGCTAGTGTTTTGACTGCATTTACTTGCCTCAAGGATTTGGCTGGGGGAATGCAGTTTCATGGGAAGATGATCAAGAGTGGATTTCATAGGAACTCTCATGTTGGGAGTGGATTGATTGACTTGTACTCCAAGTGTGCTCCTTGTGGAATGTTGGAATGTATGAAGGTGTTTGGGGAAATCCCTAAACCGGATTTGGTTCTTTGGAACACCATGATTTCCGGATTTTCCCAACACGGGGATTTATCTGATGATGCTCTTTTGACTTTCAGGGAGATGCAGCGTATTGGTTTTTGTCCGGATGATTGTAGTTTTGTGTGCGTAATTAGTGCATCCTCCAATTTGTCGTCTCCATCTGTGGGTAAACAGGTTCATGCATTGGCAATCAAATCTGACATCCCATGTAATCGCCTTTCGGTTAACAATGCTCTTGTTGCAATGTACTCCAAATGTGGGAATCTTCATGATGCGAGAAGGATATATGATGCAATGCCGGAATATAACACGGTATCGCTGAATTCAATGATTGCTGGCTATGCACAGCATGGTGTTGAGGTTGAATCACTCCGTCTCTTTGAACTAATGCTGAGACAGCAAATAGTACCCAATAACATAACCTTCATATCTGTTCTTTCTGCGTGTGCACACACTGGGAAAGTTGAGGAGGGTGAGAAGTATTTCGATATGATGAAAGGAAAATTTGGGATTGAACCAGAATCAGAACATTATTCTTGCATGATAGATCTTTTGGGTAGGGCAGGGGAACTCGAGAAAGCTGAGAGGATTATTGAGACAATGCCATTTAATCCTGGTTCTATTGAATGGGCTACTTTGCTTGGTGCATGTAGGAAGCACGGAAATGTGGAGCTAGCAGTGAAAGCAGCCAATAAGTTTCTCGAGCTGGAACCATGTAATGCGGCTCCGTATGTAATGCTTTCAAATATGTATGCAAGTGGTGGCAGATGGGAAGAGGCAGCAACATTGAAACGGCTGATGCGCGAAAGAGGAGTGAAGAAGAAACCAGGTTGTAGTTGGATCGAGATAGATAAGAAGGTGCATGTCTTTGTAGCTGAAGATACTTCACATCCAAGGATAAAAGAGATTCATGAGTACATGGGGGAGTTGTTAAGAAAATTAAAGCAAGCAGGGTATGTAGCAGATATAAGATTGGCATTAGTGAAAGATGGAGAGGTAGAAGCAGAAGAGAAAGAAAGAAGGTTATGGCATCACAGTGAAAAGTTGGCAATTGCTTTTGGTCTGATCTCCACTGAAGAAGGTGCCCCAATACTTGTTGTGAAAAACCTAAGAATCTGCGGTGATTGCCACAATGCTATCAAACATATATCGGTCATTTCTGGTAGGGAAATCACTGTTAGAGATACTCATCGGTTTCATTGCTTTAAGGAAGGGTGGTGTTCATGCAGGGATTATTGGTGA